The genomic stretch GACTTGAggaattgtattttattacacattgGTGTGTCACATTATGGAAGAAAGATATATGctttctgaaataaaaaatacttaacCCCCTTTGTTGACTTGTGCTGCTATTCAAATtcttaaatacagttttttttcttgtttgtctGTCACTCACCTATTAAGACTTCAAGATAAATAGCTTATAACACCCATCAGTgattaaaacacaaaacaaagacaAATATTGACTTGGATGATAATCGTATAACTCTCTTTTAATGCAGTTTTCTGTTCTTCATAGTTCTGCATTGTCAATCTACCCATCTAAATCTGCATTAAAATCTCAAAACTGTTGTTagtgatttttatttaattacgtGAAATATAAACATGGAACGTTCATGCAGCCTAATGTTTTACACTGAAATGATTTTAATGTTTACAAAagcagcatttttttaatgtcaGCCTTAATGACAAATGTTAGATCATACAACATGCCACAGTGTCAGCGCATTCAGAAGAATACAGGATGAGTTCATACATCAAAATTCAgtgcatttaaatgattttaaaatgtcTTCACCCAATTGGAGTGTTGGATTGTGTACACTGTCACTATACTTTTAGTATTATTATTCGCTCATAACAGAGCACTTACAttatgaaaaaagacaaaaacatggtAAGAGCTAATCCTTTGTGATTTAACGTATCTAGAAGCACTAAAAAAATAATGGTGCTATAAGAGAAGGCCATTATGGATCCAAATGAAAGCTGCTCTCACAAAATGCTCTCTTAAGGAAAAAACATCTATAGATTTTACTCAATTATTCCTTTATCCTTTGAATGATAAAACTACAGATGTGTgaccttggaccacaaaaccaatctTAAGGTGCACAGgtttatttgtagcaatagccaacaataaattgtgtgggtcaaaattattgataTTTAAATGCCAAAAATTATTAGAATATTAAGTAAATATCATGTTCCATATTTAGTAAtatcctactgtaaatatataaaaacttaagttttgtgagtggatgcagttgctaagcatttcatttggacaactttaaaggcgattttgttttttgcaacctcagattccagattttcaaataattgtatctcagccaaatattttCCTATCATTACAAATCCTGTATTAATGAATATCTTATTTAAGATgacacataaatgtaaataaagaaattgacccttatgactggttttgttgtcCATAGTCGCATATAAGATTTAAACGTCATCTTCATAGAGCTATGAAGAAGGTACTTGCACAATAACAATCATTCAATGTTTGGTGGTTAAACTAgacttaaagaggacatttcacaagactttttaagatgtcaaataaatctttgctgccCCAGAGTACCATATAGAAAAtgtattacagcatgttaaaattgccactttgtaggtgtgagggaaaatgtgccatttttgggtgtgtccttttaaacgCAAATGAGCTGagctctgcactaaatggcagtgccgtggttggacagtgcagattaagaggcggtattgtccccttctgacatcacaaggggagcaaaatgtcaatgagctattttttcacatgcttgcagagaatggtttaccaaaactatagggttgatctttttcacattttctaggttgacagaagcactggggacccaattgtaACAccttaacatggaaaaagtctgagtttcatgatatgtcccctttaaatattacCTGGATTCCAGTGAAATTTTCAAGCTTAGAtatataacaatataatatttcAAATGTAACTCGATTAAAAAGTAGCGCCACTGACATGGTCCCAATGTGTCTTATCAAAGCACTTTAAAAGGGTGTTACTACAAAGTGAGATGCAAGAATTGGACCGCTTTTACTGAACATTGTGTCATGTACAAACCAGCCAAACAAGAAGCTTCTATGGAGTTGATTCAAATTCGTTGACCTTCATAAGAAATGCTCCAGACTAGTAAAAAGTGAAACGCAAATTTACAAAGAAAATCATAATCTGGTTTTACTTTAATCTAACACGTCCATAAAAGTCCTTACTTCTTTTTTAACAAATCCAGATACTTTTACATGTGACACAAGATCAAATACAAAGGGTGGTATTAATGCTGGTTCTCAAAGCACCAAGGGATTCTCAGTTACAGCATCTATATGCTGCAATGATCAAGCAATGCAACAAAGCTGTAATACACTACAGGCACATGATTATAACATTGGTGCTAGATGTGTCAGACTATATAGTTATGATCTAAGAGCAATTCTCTTGTAATTTTATTAAGACCTTAAAACCCATCTGTCAGTAAGGTGATATTGTGGACATCCACAAGAGGGCAGTGAGACAGTGAGAATATACTGTAGTTAAAAATACCAGCCCAACCGGTAGACAACACACAGCTTTGCATTAACTTACaaaaaaatcccttaattcTTTGAGTAATCTGTTGATTACATTTAGTCACAGATAACAAGAAATCATTGTAGGTCGAAAGCAAACCCCTGAGTTTAACACGAAACCATTAGTGTATGTGGCCAGAACTGGTCATGGGACAAGAGAGAAACGTAACAAAATATGACATTGTATTAGTGTGAATAAAAGGAAAAACCAAAGAAAATGGGAAGCGTTAGAAGAAAATGGGAAGTGTTAGAGGTAGAACCACCCAGAGGAGAGAGGACGGAAATGGTGATATCTTGAGATTTCAGTCCCTGCAGACCCTCACAGGTGCTCTGGATGGCTCTGCAAGCAGGTGATCATTTCCTGAACCGGCTTTCCCTCAAAACAGATCTGGTACACAGCCACGAACAGGGGGAACCTGAGGAACAATATAGATAAAATATCACAAATGACCTACTTTGAAAATTCATCTAGACGAGAACATTGTGCCAGTGTCTCAACCCACAAAAGTTAAAATTTACTGTTGTAGTCACAAGGAGACAGTGTGCTAAATGATGAATGGTGTAATGTATCTCGTAAGTATGTCACAATGTGGTGTCCCcttatgactgattttgtggtccagggtcacacataAACATGTCAGGTGCACATACAGCGCTTAATAAATTTATTATTCTAGAATTGTAAAGCATTTTAAAGCGGACTTTTAAAGCGGCACATTCAGCTTCTCTCagaagtaaaaatataaatcaaGCTTAATTCAACCATTAAAACTTATATTTCCATTAAAGACTGCAGCTAAATAACTGTAATTgggcatataaataaataaatgtttttgtgattaagtaatttaaataaaaacagtatatacacccacctaaaggattattaggaacaccatactaatactgtgtttgaccccctctgagcttcagaactgccttaattctacatggcattgattcaacaaggtgctgaaagcattctttagaaatgttagcccatattgataggatagtctcttgcagttgatggagatttgtgggatgcacatccagggcacgaagctcccgttccaccacatcccaaaaatgctctattgggttgagatctggtgactgtgggggccattttggtacagtgaactcattgtcatgttcaagaaaccaatttgaaatgatttgagctttgtgacatggtgcattatcctgctggaagtagccatcagaggatgggtacatggtggtcataaaggaatggacatggtcagaaacaatgctcaggtatgccgtggcatttaaacgatgcccaattggcactaaggggcctaaagtgtggcaagaaaacatcccccacaccattacaccaccaccaccagcctgcacagtggtaacaaggcatgatggatccatgttcttattctgtttacgccaaattcagataccatctgaatgtctcaacagaaatcaagactcatcagaccaggcaacacttttccagtcttcaactgcccaattttggtgagcttgtgcaaattgtagcctctttttcctatttgtagtggagcccatccgcctcaaggttgtgtgtgttgtggcttcacaaatgctttgctgcatacctcggttgtaacgagtggttattttagtcaaagttgctcttctatcagcttgaaccAGCCGGCCCAttctagaaatggttgtgtgtgaaaatcccagtaactgagcagattgtgaaatactctgaccagcccgtctggcaccatgccatgctcaaaattgcttaaatcacctttctttcccattctgacattcagtttggagttcaggaggtCTTGACCAGggccacacccctaaatgcattgaagcaactgctatGTGAtttgttgattagataattgcattaatgagaaattgaacaggtgttcctaataatcctttaggtaagtgtgtatatatattattattattattattattattattattagaaatACTACTGTGACTAAAGAGCTTACACATATAGCTGGATGAATCattacagaaacataaaaatattttggtaaTCAATAATAAATGTTTAGTGCAGCTGTGGCACAAACCTTACATTGGGTTTTGCCATCTTTTCGTTATGCATTTAGATAACAGTTACACATACTTGTCTGCTAGGTTCTTCTGTTTAAGGATATGATAGACCTCGGCAGAAGTCAATGGTCCCTGAAGCTTTTGTCCATTTAACATTTCCTTCTCCAATTCCTCGATGCTCTGAGAGAGGAAAAATCATTCTCAATCTATTTTCTGCATCAGCACAAATGTACCAAATGCAACTTACTCCAATCCATAAAATATGCATTATTACCCAATCAGGCAAGTGGTGAAACACAGGAAATGGTCGGATCGATTTCATTTACCTTTCCCGTTCGGGCGAAAGCCTCGGCCACGCGACGGTTACGCCCTCCGTAGCAAGTGGTGATGAGGTCAGCAACGCCGCAACTCTCTAGGAACGTGGCTGATGATACAGAGCCATCCTTGCTGAAAAGTTTGGCGAAGGCGATCATCTCCATCAGTCCCAGTCGAATGACGGCTGCTTTGGTGTTGTCTCCGCACTGCAAACCATCACAGAACCCTGCACCCACTGCTACAATGTTCTTGAAGAGAGCAAAGGTATTATACTGTGCATGAAGTTATTTcatcaataacaacaacaacaaatctgTGTTTGAAAACCTCTTCCTACATTCCCAAAAAAAGATGCTTGGCAGAGGAATGCATGCACCTTGGAATAATGTGACGCATCATATTGtttaaatgcataaaactgaacagtCAGTGAAAAATAATGTTGAGCAGGACTAGATTTTATCCATTAGAGTTTTATTAGATAGTAAAAAGTGGGCTGTGATGAtggtattgttttttattattcttcCCCATCTGTGTAACCTTTGTTACATCAGCACAAAAGTCATTTCAGGAATGCAGAGGAAGTGCTTTATTAAATTTCGATGAAAGATTATGAAAGCCAACGCTTTAATTTCTTCACCAGAATGCATGCTGATGAATCGTACACAATTACACCACGAACGTGGTTTAGAAAAGTTAATAAGATAAATTTAGATTTCACGCTGTCGTTATTCATTTCACAAGAAACATCTTACAGAATCTAATCTCTTCACACAGGGGTCTGAATCGTGCCCCTGCAGCCCTGCATCTCAGGTGCCAGAATCGAGTTATTTCCCCTGAGATGAGCATCTAGACATGACTGATATTTACCTTGAGGGCTCCACAGAGCTCCACTGTGTCAGCGTCATCCACCACAGTGATTCTGAAGTTAGGTGTTTGTAGAAGCTCTTTGAATAGGAGGCCATTCTCCAAGACCTTGCTGCCTGTGAAACATCACAAAAAGGTGCCttgtgtcatt from Misgurnus anguillicaudatus chromosome 10, ASM2758022v2, whole genome shotgun sequence encodes the following:
- the gpd1l gene encoding glycerol-3-phosphate dehydrogenase 1-like protein, whose amino-acid sequence is MAAPLKVCIVGSGNWGSAIARIIGTNAQKLQHFATTVKMWVFEETVNGKKLSEIINTEHENVKYLPGYKLPENVVAVPQLRDAADGADLLVFVVPHQFIRKLCDEMVGCVSEKARGITLIKGIDEGPEGLRLISDIIREKMGFDVSVLMGANIANEVAAEKFCESTIGSKVLENGLLFKELLQTPNFRITVVDDADTVELCGALKNIVAVGAGFCDGLQCGDNTKAAVIRLGLMEMIAFAKLFSKDGSVSSATFLESCGVADLITTCYGGRNRRVAEAFARTGKSIEELEKEMLNGQKLQGPLTSAEVYHILKQKNLADKFPLFVAVYQICFEGKPVQEMITCLQSHPEHL